A DNA window from Actinokineospora baliensis contains the following coding sequences:
- a CDS encoding RraA family protein — translation MRPEVTTAHVTDACLRAGVEVRAVSVRSVAPGGRVFGRVLPARHAGSVDVFLEAFESAEPGDVLVVDNGARLDHACVGDLVVLEAAAAGVSGVLVWGLHRDTADITAIGLPVFSLGAIPTGPLVPEVRPSDALESAQVGPWTVTRDDVVFADDDGALFLPADRAEELAELAFGIRETERAQADRIRSGVTLRSQVRFDAYLAAREANPSLSFREHLRTVGGAIEE, via the coding sequence GTGAGGCCGGAGGTGACCACCGCCCACGTGACCGACGCCTGCCTGCGCGCCGGGGTCGAGGTCCGGGCCGTGTCCGTGCGGTCGGTCGCGCCGGGCGGGCGGGTCTTCGGCCGCGTGCTCCCGGCCCGGCACGCGGGCAGCGTTGACGTGTTCCTGGAGGCGTTCGAGTCCGCCGAACCCGGCGACGTGCTGGTCGTCGACAACGGCGCCCGCCTCGACCACGCCTGCGTCGGCGACCTCGTCGTGCTCGAAGCGGCCGCCGCCGGGGTCTCCGGGGTGCTGGTCTGGGGCCTGCACCGCGACACCGCCGACATCACCGCGATCGGACTGCCGGTGTTCAGCCTCGGTGCGATCCCGACCGGGCCCCTGGTGCCGGAGGTCCGCCCGTCCGACGCGCTGGAGTCGGCCCAGGTCGGCCCGTGGACGGTCACCCGCGACGACGTGGTGTTCGCCGACGACGACGGGGCCTTGTTCCTGCCCGCCGACCGGGCCGAGGAGCTGGCCGAGTTGGCGTTCGGCATCCGGGAAACCGAACGGGCGCAGGCGGACCGCATCCGCTCCGGCGTGACCTTGCGCTCCCAGGTCCGGTTCGACGCGTATCTCGCGGCCCGCGAGGCGAACCCGTCACTAAGCTTCAGGGAGCACCTTCGAACTGTGGGCGGAGCGATCGAAGAATGA
- a CDS encoding cupin domain-containing protein, which yields MNTPLDLAAAFAAFDQTWSPRLAATVNDYDIRLARFAGEHVWHVHDDTDEFFLVVEGEIEIALREPEGERTVTLPRGSLFVVPRGTYHKPSSRHGAQVLLVEPTGTLSVGDDHEEVPDHVDVTTGHALEVSA from the coding sequence GTGAACACTCCCCTGGACCTCGCGGCCGCCTTCGCCGCGTTCGACCAGACCTGGAGCCCCCGGTTGGCGGCCACGGTCAACGACTACGACATCCGGCTCGCCCGGTTCGCCGGTGAGCACGTCTGGCACGTGCACGACGACACCGACGAGTTCTTCCTGGTCGTCGAGGGCGAGATCGAGATCGCGCTGCGGGAACCGGAGGGTGAGCGCACCGTCACCCTCCCCCGCGGCTCGCTGTTCGTGGTCCCCCGCGGCACCTACCACAAGCCGTCGTCGCGGCACGGCGCCCAGGTCCTGCTGGTCGAGCCCACCGGGACCCTCTCGGTGGGCGACGACCACGAGGAGGTCCCCGACCACGTCGACGTCACCACCGGGCACGCGCTGGAGGTGTCCGCGTGA
- a CDS encoding helix-turn-helix domain-containing protein — MSQESSHRVVAIVDEGSNPFELGVATELFGLRRPELGRTWYDFSLAAAAPEVRMHLGMFTVTGVAGLAAVDEADTVIVPNRPDPVTPARREVLDAIRRAADRGARLVSFCTGAFTLADAGVLDGRRVTTHWRWVTEFARRHPRVHLEPDVLFVDDGDVLTAAGSAAALDLGLHIIRGDHGAETANTVSRRLIFSAHRDGGQRQFIDRPVPARPDTSLAPVLDWARTRLNRPLTVAALATRAATSPATLHRRFQAELGTTPLAWLTTERVTLACRLLESGALSLDHIATTSGFGTATNLRTQLRRHTGLTPTAYRRRFTVHSGGN, encoded by the coding sequence ATGTCGCAAGAATCCTCGCACCGGGTGGTGGCGATCGTCGACGAGGGCTCGAACCCGTTCGAGCTGGGCGTGGCGACCGAGCTGTTCGGGTTGCGCAGGCCGGAGCTGGGCCGGACCTGGTACGACTTCTCGCTGGCCGCCGCCGCGCCTGAGGTCCGGATGCACCTGGGCATGTTCACCGTCACCGGGGTCGCCGGGCTGGCGGCGGTCGACGAAGCGGACACCGTGATCGTGCCGAATCGACCCGATCCGGTGACGCCCGCGCGCCGGGAGGTGCTCGACGCGATCCGCCGCGCCGCCGACCGCGGTGCCCGGCTGGTGAGCTTCTGCACCGGCGCGTTCACCCTGGCCGACGCCGGGGTGCTGGACGGCCGCCGGGTCACCACGCACTGGCGCTGGGTGACCGAGTTCGCCCGCCGCCACCCCCGGGTCCACCTGGAGCCCGACGTGCTGTTCGTCGACGACGGCGACGTGCTGACCGCCGCCGGGAGCGCCGCCGCCCTGGACCTGGGCCTGCACATCATCCGCGGCGACCACGGCGCCGAGACCGCCAACACCGTCAGCCGCCGCTTGATCTTCTCCGCCCACCGCGACGGCGGCCAGCGCCAGTTCATCGACCGCCCCGTGCCCGCCCGCCCCGACACCTCCCTCGCCCCCGTCCTCGACTGGGCCCGCACCCGCCTCAACCGCCCCCTGACCGTCGCCGCCCTCGCCACCCGTGCCGCGACCAGCCCGGCCACCCTGCACCGGCGTTTCCAAGCCGAACTCGGCACGACCCCGCTGGCCTGGCTCACCACCGAACGCGTCACCCTCGCCTGCCGCCTGCTGGAATCCGGCGCCCTGTCCCTCGACCACATCGCCACCACCTCCGGCTTCGGCACCGCCACCAACCTCCGCACCCAACTCCGGCGGCACACCGGCCTCACCCCGACCGCGTACCGCCGCCGCTTCACCGTCCACAGTGGAGGGAACTGA
- a CDS encoding DUF6881 domain-containing protein, protein MEYFRARWSHDYPEHAVLFYSELDADGWETRKVEVWVDGTKRWAAPGVP, encoded by the coding sequence GTGGAGTACTTCCGTGCGCGGTGGTCGCACGACTATCCCGAGCACGCGGTGCTGTTCTACAGCGAGCTCGACGCCGACGGCTGGGAGACCAGGAAGGTGGAGGTCTGGGTGGACGGCACGAAGCGCTGGGCGGCCCCCGGGGTCCCGTAA
- a CDS encoding excalibur calcium-binding domain-containing protein produces the protein MDAVAWSLGRKRTWPRIVGPSLVGLVVIAGIAGCQDRSQGQAAAALPSVAAPPSAAAPEVVAVPTDLVGKSAAEAKKSLQEIGFTTVDYQTVDGRAVAGAENWTVVAVDAAASAIALTDRIVLRVDKPQPAAPAPPVTVAPEPLPAEPEPADVYYKNCAAAKAAGAAPMRVGEPGYRPGLDRDKDGTACDN, from the coding sequence ATGGATGCAGTGGCGTGGTCGCTCGGTCGTAAGCGCACATGGCCCCGGATCGTCGGCCCGTCTCTTGTGGGCCTGGTCGTCATCGCCGGGATCGCCGGTTGTCAAGACCGGAGCCAGGGGCAGGCGGCCGCCGCACTACCCTCCGTCGCCGCGCCACCTTCCGCCGCCGCGCCGGAAGTGGTCGCGGTGCCGACCGATCTGGTCGGGAAGAGCGCCGCCGAGGCGAAGAAATCCCTGCAGGAAATCGGTTTCACCACCGTCGACTACCAGACGGTCGATGGTCGCGCCGTCGCTGGCGCGGAGAACTGGACTGTCGTCGCCGTCGACGCCGCCGCGTCCGCCATCGCGCTCACCGACCGGATCGTCCTTCGGGTGGACAAGCCGCAACCGGCCGCCCCCGCGCCGCCCGTGACTGTTGCTCCGGAGCCGCTGCCCGCCGAGCCCGAGCCAGCCGACGTGTACTACAAGAACTGCGCTGCGGCCAAAGCCGCCGGTGCGGCACCGATGCGCGTCGGGGAGCCGGGCTACCGGCCAGGTCTGGACCGTGACAAGGACGGCACCGCCTGCGACAACTAG
- a CDS encoding tachylectin-related carbohydrate-binding protein has translation MRWLWSALAACLVVLGGTPASAQDFPPPLCDNGPYGTDIYGVEPDGRLFAYRHFGAGTGEATWGAKRYIGEGWHGTVRAAGHGTFFFIPAGTGELRRYHWNGSTWTPFGATQYEVVGHGFDRYTTLTAAGDDSFYGIDPTGDLHAWTLTDNTWTPTTIGVGWNTFTRVVAGYSGEFYAIDATGTLYLYQYAKYYQRWDIQAQPIGAGWATLTNITTAGSGVLYATTPNGTLTWYRYYVHWTTNGIPRPVGTGWQGITTLASPASCLPHPA, from the coding sequence ATGAGATGGCTGTGGAGCGCTCTAGCGGCCTGTCTGGTCGTGCTCGGTGGCACGCCCGCCAGCGCACAGGACTTCCCTCCGCCGCTCTGTGACAACGGCCCGTACGGCACCGACATCTACGGCGTGGAGCCGGATGGCCGCCTCTTCGCCTATAGGCACTTCGGCGCCGGGACGGGCGAGGCGACCTGGGGCGCTAAGAGGTACATCGGCGAGGGCTGGCACGGCACCGTCCGCGCGGCGGGCCACGGCACGTTCTTCTTCATTCCGGCGGGCACAGGGGAACTGCGCCGCTACCACTGGAACGGCTCAACCTGGACACCCTTCGGCGCCACCCAGTACGAGGTCGTCGGCCACGGATTCGACCGCTACACCACCCTGACCGCCGCCGGAGACGACTCCTTCTACGGCATCGACCCCACCGGCGACCTCCACGCCTGGACCTTGACCGACAACACCTGGACCCCCACAACCATCGGCGTCGGCTGGAACACCTTCACCAGGGTCGTCGCGGGCTACTCAGGCGAGTTCTACGCGATAGACGCCACTGGAACCCTCTACCTGTACCAATACGCCAAGTACTATCAACGCTGGGACATCCAAGCCCAACCTATAGGCGCCGGCTGGGCCACCCTCACCAACATCACCACCGCAGGCTCCGGCGTCCTCTACGCCACAACCCCCAACGGCACCCTCACCTGGTACCGCTACTACGTCCACTGGACCACCAACGGCATCCCCCGCCCCGTAGGCACCGGATGGCAAGGCATCACGACGCTCGCCAGCCCCGCCTCATGCCTGCCACACCCTGCTTAG
- a CDS encoding YlcI/YnfO family protein has product MDLTTYVNRLGQEFATLAEAGGDEARALVERLTGPLESAIRMTLLEALSAAADEITSDLAPGSVELRLRGRDPDFVVTTRPDEAPREAVEVSTEALFAEEGPSARINVRLPEQLKTAVEEAAAAEGRSVNAWLVRAASSALRQPDQRPEQGGKRTKQRLTGWVH; this is encoded by the coding sequence ATGGACTTGACCACGTACGTGAACAGGCTCGGGCAGGAGTTCGCCACCCTGGCCGAGGCGGGCGGTGACGAGGCGCGGGCGTTGGTCGAGCGGCTGACCGGTCCGCTGGAGTCGGCGATCCGGATGACGTTGTTGGAGGCGTTGTCGGCGGCGGCGGATGAGATCACGAGTGATCTGGCGCCGGGGTCGGTCGAGTTGCGGCTGCGCGGCCGCGATCCGGACTTCGTCGTGACCACTCGCCCGGATGAGGCGCCGCGGGAGGCGGTCGAGGTCAGCACCGAGGCCCTCTTCGCGGAAGAGGGGCCCAGCGCGCGCATCAACGTCCGCCTGCCCGAGCAGCTCAAGACCGCTGTCGAGGAAGCCGCGGCGGCCGAGGGGCGGTCGGTCAACGCCTGGCTCGTACGGGCGGCCTCGAGCGCGCTGCGGCAGCCCGACCAGCGCCCCGAGCAGGGCGGCAAACGGACCAAGCAGCGCCTGACCGGCTGGGTCCACTAA
- a CDS encoding DUF4097 family beta strand repeat-containing protein translates to MPTFATPEPISVTLELGVVGEVRVAATDRTDTVVEVRPSDAADESDVKAASQVRVEYANGTLLVKGPKSRAFDFSRKSRSVEVTIDLPTGSRVSGDVQVGGLRGEGLLGETRFKSATGNIRLERTGPLRLDTAAGHITVGRAAGNAEIHTGSGKVAVGEVDGAAVVKNSNGTTEIDVVTGDLRVRAANGDISVERAGSGVDAKSANGGVRVGQVVRGTVVLATSIGDIEVGIAEGTAAWLEADTGFGQVRNELTSADRKPADSGETVEVRARTSHGDITIRRS, encoded by the coding sequence ATGCCTACTTTCGCCACTCCCGAACCCATCTCGGTCACCCTGGAACTCGGGGTCGTCGGCGAGGTCCGGGTCGCCGCGACCGACCGGACCGACACCGTCGTCGAGGTGCGCCCAAGCGACGCCGCCGACGAGTCGGACGTGAAGGCCGCGAGCCAGGTCCGGGTCGAGTACGCCAACGGCACGCTGCTGGTCAAGGGACCGAAGTCGCGTGCGTTCGACTTCTCCCGCAAGAGCCGCTCGGTCGAGGTGACCATCGACCTGCCCACCGGCTCCCGCGTCTCCGGCGACGTGCAGGTCGGCGGTCTGCGCGGCGAGGGCCTGCTCGGCGAGACCAGGTTCAAGTCCGCCACCGGCAACATCCGGCTGGAGCGCACCGGCCCGCTGCGCCTGGACACCGCCGCCGGGCACATCACCGTGGGCCGGGCCGCGGGCAACGCCGAGATCCACACCGGCTCCGGGAAGGTCGCCGTCGGCGAGGTCGACGGGGCCGCGGTGGTCAAGAACTCCAACGGCACCACCGAGATCGACGTGGTGACCGGCGACTTGCGGGTACGCGCGGCCAACGGCGACATCTCCGTCGAGCGGGCCGGGTCCGGGGTCGACGCGAAGTCGGCCAACGGCGGCGTGCGGGTCGGCCAGGTGGTCCGGGGCACCGTCGTCCTCGCGACCTCCATCGGCGACATCGAGGTCGGCATCGCCGAGGGCACCGCCGCCTGGCTCGAGGCCGACACCGGGTTCGGCCAGGTGCGCAACGAGCTGACCAGCGCCGACCGCAAGCCCGCCGACTCCGGCGAGACCGTCGAGGTCCGCGCCAGGACCTCCCACGGCGACATCACCATCCGCCGCTCCTGA
- a CDS encoding ATP-binding cassette domain-containing protein, whose product MTSPSAITATGLRKSFGEHVVLDGLDLHVAPGTVFALLGANGAGKTTTVKILSTLISADGGTAAVAGHDVTAEPDAVRAAIGVTGQFSAVDSLLTGAENLRLMADLHHLGRAEGRRRVTDLLDRFDLVDAAAKPASTYSGGMRRRLDLAMTLVGDPRVIFLDEPTTGLDPRSRRGMWQIVRELVADGVTIFLTTQYLEEADELADRIAVLDHGRLVAEGTAAELKRRIPGGHVVLRFADASSLEAAARDLGQVTRDADALALRVPNDGSVPALRDLLTRLADRAIEVDEFSVHTPDLDDVFLALTGNPKNEKVTAR is encoded by the coding sequence ATGACCTCCCCATCGGCGATCACCGCCACCGGGCTGCGCAAGTCCTTCGGCGAGCACGTCGTGCTCGACGGGCTCGACCTGCACGTGGCGCCGGGCACCGTGTTCGCACTGCTCGGCGCCAACGGTGCCGGGAAGACCACCACGGTCAAGATCCTGTCCACCCTGATCAGCGCTGACGGCGGCACTGCCGCCGTCGCCGGGCACGACGTGACGGCCGAGCCGGACGCGGTGCGCGCCGCGATCGGCGTCACCGGCCAGTTCTCCGCGGTCGACTCCCTGCTCACCGGCGCCGAGAACCTGCGCTTGATGGCCGACCTGCACCACCTCGGCCGCGCCGAGGGTCGCCGCCGGGTCACCGACCTGCTCGACCGCTTCGACCTGGTCGACGCCGCGGCCAAGCCCGCCTCGACCTACTCCGGCGGCATGCGGCGCAGGCTCGACCTGGCGATGACCCTGGTCGGTGACCCGAGGGTGATCTTCCTCGACGAGCCGACCACGGGCCTGGACCCGCGCAGCCGCCGCGGCATGTGGCAGATCGTGCGCGAGCTGGTCGCCGACGGGGTGACGATCTTCCTCACCACCCAGTACCTCGAAGAGGCCGACGAGCTCGCCGACCGGATCGCGGTGCTCGACCACGGGCGGCTGGTCGCCGAGGGCACCGCCGCCGAGCTCAAGCGCCGCATCCCCGGCGGCCACGTCGTGCTGCGCTTCGCCGACGCGTCCAGCCTGGAGGCCGCGGCGCGCGACCTCGGCCAGGTCACCCGCGACGCCGACGCGCTCGCCCTGCGGGTGCCCAACGACGGCAGCGTTCCCGCACTGCGCGACCTGCTCACCCGGCTCGCCGACCGCGCCATCGAGGTCGACGAGTTTTCCGTGCACACCCCCGACCTCGACGACGTCTTCCTCGCCCTCACCGGCAACCCCAAGAACGAGAAGGTGACCGCACGATGA
- a CDS encoding ABC transporter permease, translating into MSTAVQAQRFYPLRDSATMLRRNLKHMQRYPSMTVMLVGMPIVFLLLFVYVLGGTMGAGLGGSGGRAQYANYVAPAIILMTITATIQGTAISVAMDMAEGVIARFRTMHIARVSVLTGHVIGSMIQAMISLAIVIGVALLVGFRPTAGAAGWLATAGFLLVVTFALVWLAVALGQVSKSVETASNLPMPLVLLPFLGSGFAPTDSMPAGVRWFAEYQPFTPIIETLRGLLNDKPLGNHLWLALGWCALIALGGYLWSKKLFNREYSG; encoded by the coding sequence ATGAGCACCGCCGTCCAGGCCCAGCGGTTCTACCCGCTGCGCGACTCGGCCACCATGCTTCGCCGCAACCTCAAGCACATGCAGCGGTACCCGTCGATGACGGTGATGCTCGTCGGGATGCCCATTGTCTTCTTGCTGCTGTTCGTCTACGTCCTAGGTGGAACAATGGGCGCCGGCCTGGGCGGCTCCGGCGGCCGGGCGCAGTACGCCAACTACGTCGCCCCCGCGATCATCCTGATGACGATCACCGCCACCATCCAGGGCACCGCCATCTCGGTCGCCATGGACATGGCCGAAGGCGTCATCGCCCGATTCCGCACCATGCACATAGCCAGGGTCTCGGTGCTGACCGGACACGTCATCGGCAGCATGATCCAGGCGATGATCAGCCTGGCGATCGTCATCGGCGTGGCGCTGCTGGTCGGCTTCCGTCCCACCGCGGGCGCCGCGGGCTGGCTGGCCACCGCGGGCTTCTTGTTGGTCGTCACCTTCGCCCTCGTCTGGCTCGCGGTCGCCCTCGGCCAGGTCAGCAAGAGCGTCGAGACGGCGAGCAACTTGCCCATGCCGCTGGTGCTGCTTCCCTTCCTGGGCAGCGGTTTCGCCCCGACCGACTCCATGCCCGCCGGTGTGCGCTGGTTCGCCGAGTACCAGCCGTTCACCCCGATCATCGAGACCCTGCGCGGCCTGCTCAACGACAAGCCGCTGGGCAACCACCTGTGGCTCGCCCTCGGCTGGTGCGCCCTGATCGCCCTCGGCGGCTACCTCTGGTCGAAGAAGCTGTTCAACCGCGAGTACTCCGGCTGA
- a CDS encoding tetratricopeptide repeat protein, whose amino-acid sequence MTQADGGTPEIVNSLSGHAEILIQAGHVHGGITVAPRPVPKALRQLPARVAGFTGRAEQLSGLSAQLGPGAEQASAVVAGLAGVGKTALAVQAAHAAVDSGWFPGGVLFVDLHGYDTVPVGAGQALDSLLRALGVAGEHIPRDVDARASLYRSVLAQQEGAVLVVADNASDVAQVALLVPGDARHRVLVTSRHTLSQLGARLVRLAVLPPREAVDLLDRAVRAADPADTRIGAGAEIVVRRCGFLPLALRIVATLLVDDRERPVADLAAEMAEANSALAYLDDGVRAVRVAFDLSYRRFTPEQARLFRLLALNPGPDLATAAAAALVDEPVSQVRRVLDELARAHMVERGRGRWRMHDLIAEYARELVAQIPIDDRAAATRRLLDHYWDNARAAELHLAPGCAATEPVAEFAGLADAVAWLQAERPNLEGAVAIADPVRATGIARSIAVFLHHAGYWQQAVGLHRLAAAVAPDDAGRAAALVDLGNAQILIGEYAAATATLTEALHLSQDLGDRRGQADALTHIGVAQRAVGKYPDAKLTLTEAIDLSTMVGDRRGQAAALIGLGITQYLSGEYSASAKALNKALQVCRDLGDRLRQAYALTKLGSVQHVAADYASAAATLTEALHLARDVGDRLSEANAQMSLGNMLHVTGRYPAAVAALAEALRQCRLIGDRLGQIGALTYLGNAHTQHGDHEAAMTVLTDALQLTKDIDDPRGQANVLALLGTVRQATGEHAAAASTLDEALAAFRALGDRGGETWALNRYAALITETGAPERGRALHTEALRMAREISVQQDEADAHAGIAVSLVRLGEVEEARTHFAKAVELFEELGCATEVTRVRAALAELPEPG is encoded by the coding sequence GTGACTCAAGCAGATGGCGGTACGCCCGAGATCGTCAACTCCCTCAGCGGCCACGCCGAGATCCTGATCCAGGCCGGACACGTGCACGGCGGGATCACCGTGGCGCCGCGACCGGTGCCCAAAGCGTTGCGGCAGTTGCCCGCCAGGGTCGCCGGGTTCACTGGGCGCGCCGAGCAGCTGAGCGGGTTGAGTGCTCAGCTGGGTCCCGGGGCCGAGCAGGCGAGCGCTGTCGTGGCCGGGTTGGCCGGGGTGGGCAAGACCGCGTTGGCGGTGCAGGCGGCGCACGCGGCGGTTGACTCGGGCTGGTTTCCCGGCGGTGTGTTGTTCGTGGACCTGCACGGGTACGACACGGTGCCGGTCGGGGCGGGGCAGGCACTGGATTCCTTGTTGCGGGCACTCGGTGTCGCCGGTGAACACATCCCTCGCGATGTCGACGCCCGCGCCTCGCTCTACCGCTCGGTCTTGGCGCAGCAGGAGGGCGCGGTTCTGGTGGTGGCCGACAACGCCTCCGATGTCGCGCAGGTGGCGTTGCTGGTGCCGGGGGATGCCCGCCACCGCGTCCTGGTCACGTCCCGGCACACCTTGTCCCAGCTCGGTGCCAGGCTGGTGCGGTTGGCTGTGCTCCCACCTCGTGAAGCGGTAGACCTGCTGGACCGGGCGGTGCGCGCCGCCGACCCGGCTGACACGCGGATCGGCGCGGGCGCGGAGATCGTGGTGCGGCGGTGCGGTTTCCTGCCGCTGGCGCTGCGGATCGTCGCCACGTTGCTGGTCGACGACCGGGAACGGCCTGTGGCGGATCTGGCCGCCGAGATGGCTGAGGCGAACAGCGCGCTGGCCTACCTCGACGACGGGGTACGGGCAGTGCGGGTCGCCTTCGACCTGTCGTACCGACGGTTCACCCCCGAGCAGGCCAGGCTGTTCCGCCTGCTGGCACTGAACCCGGGGCCGGACTTGGCTACCGCGGCAGCGGCGGCTCTGGTCGACGAGCCCGTCTCCCAGGTCCGCCGGGTGCTCGATGAGCTGGCCAGGGCGCACATGGTCGAACGCGGTCGTGGCCGGTGGCGGATGCACGACCTGATCGCCGAGTACGCGCGGGAGTTGGTCGCCCAAATCCCGATCGATGACCGCGCCGCCGCGACCCGTCGGCTGCTGGACCACTACTGGGACAACGCCCGGGCCGCCGAGCTGCACCTCGCCCCCGGGTGCGCCGCCACTGAGCCGGTCGCGGAGTTCGCCGGGTTGGCCGATGCGGTGGCATGGCTGCAGGCGGAACGCCCGAACCTCGAAGGCGCCGTCGCCATCGCGGACCCGGTCCGCGCCACGGGTATCGCGCGATCCATCGCCGTCTTCCTGCACCACGCGGGCTACTGGCAGCAAGCGGTCGGCCTGCACCGCTTGGCCGCCGCCGTCGCGCCGGACGACGCGGGCCGGGCCGCCGCCTTGGTGGACTTGGGCAACGCGCAGATCCTGATCGGGGAGTACGCGGCGGCGACCGCGACCCTGACCGAGGCGCTGCACCTCAGCCAGGACTTGGGCGACAGGCGTGGCCAAGCTGACGCCCTCACCCACATCGGTGTCGCGCAACGGGCGGTCGGCAAGTACCCCGACGCGAAGCTCACGCTGACCGAGGCCATCGACCTGTCCACAATGGTGGGCGACAGGCGTGGCCAAGCGGCTGCGCTCATCGGCCTCGGTATCACGCAGTACCTCAGCGGCGAGTACAGCGCGTCGGCCAAGGCCCTCAACAAGGCGCTGCAGGTGTGCCGCGACCTCGGTGACCGACTCAGGCAGGCGTACGCCCTCACCAAACTCGGCAGCGTCCAACACGTTGCCGCCGACTACGCCAGCGCCGCCGCGACCCTCACCGAGGCTCTCCACCTCGCCCGCGACGTCGGCGACCGGCTCAGCGAAGCCAACGCCCAGATGAGTCTCGGCAACATGCTGCACGTGACCGGGCGGTACCCGGCCGCGGTCGCGGCGCTCGCCGAGGCACTGCGCCAGTGCCGCCTCATCGGCGACCGACTCGGCCAGATCGGCGCTCTCACCTACCTCGGCAACGCGCACACCCAACACGGAGACCACGAGGCGGCCATGACCGTGTTGACCGATGCCCTCCAGCTGACCAAAGACATCGACGACCCCCGCGGCCAAGCCAACGTCCTCGCGCTCCTCGGCACAGTGCGGCAGGCCACCGGCGAACACGCTGCGGCCGCGTCGACACTCGACGAAGCGCTGGCGGCCTTCCGGGCCTTGGGTGATCGAGGCGGGGAGACGTGGGCGCTCAACCGATACGCCGCGTTGATCACGGAGACGGGGGCACCCGAGCGCGGGCGGGCGCTGCACACCGAGGCATTGCGGATGGCGCGCGAGATCTCCGTACAGCAGGACGAGGCGGATGCCCATGCCGGGATCGCCGTTTCCCTGGTGCGGCTGGGAGAGGTGGAAGAGGCGAGAACGCACTTCGCGAAAGCCGTTGAGCTGTTCGAGGAGTTGGGGTGCGCCACGGAGGTCACCCGGGTTCGAGCAGCTCTGGCCGAACTGCCCGAACCCGGGTGA
- a CDS encoding tachylectin-related carbohydrate-binding protein — translation MRTSTRWAALAAVLAVVASTFTATTAAAQVPQPYCGTVALWGVEQSGRLSLYLHLGAEKGDHKWERRRFVGTGWNGTVLAGNGDVLYFVPEGTGELRRYRWDGEEWETFDGAEYEVIGHGFDRYVGEGRTLAVVGESFIGIDDTGDLRIYKRMNDEWTNAAGEVIGTGWDVFDRVVPSNGEDYYAFDSDGNAYLYRYNSYLKQWEIQAKHIDTGWGDFTNVVSAGSGVLYATTTDGLLLWYHYHYGWAYDGIPRHVGEGWNGVTAVVSANICSPHPG, via the coding sequence ATGAGAACAAGCACACGATGGGCCGCCCTCGCAGCCGTGCTGGCGGTTGTCGCCAGCACGTTCACCGCCACGACCGCGGCCGCGCAGGTCCCACAACCGTATTGCGGCACCGTCGCGCTGTGGGGCGTGGAGCAGAGCGGAAGACTCAGCCTATACCTGCACTTGGGCGCTGAGAAAGGCGACCACAAGTGGGAGCGTAGGCGTTTCGTCGGGACGGGGTGGAACGGCACCGTACTCGCGGGCAACGGCGACGTGCTGTACTTCGTTCCCGAAGGGACTGGTGAACTGCGGCGCTACCGCTGGGACGGCGAGGAGTGGGAGACCTTCGACGGCGCGGAGTACGAGGTCATCGGCCACGGGTTCGACCGCTACGTCGGCGAAGGCAGAACCCTCGCCGTCGTCGGCGAATCGTTCATCGGTATCGACGACACAGGAGACCTCCGGATCTACAAGCGGATGAACGATGAGTGGACCAACGCGGCCGGCGAAGTCATTGGCACCGGGTGGGACGTTTTCGACCGAGTCGTCCCGAGCAACGGCGAGGACTACTACGCCTTCGACAGCGACGGGAACGCCTACCTCTACCGCTACAACAGCTACCTCAAGCAGTGGGAGATCCAGGCCAAGCACATCGACACCGGCTGGGGCGACTTCACCAACGTCGTCTCCGCGGGATCCGGCGTGCTCTACGCCACGACCACCGACGGCCTGCTGCTCTGGTACCACTACCACTACGGCTGGGCGTACGACGGCATCCCCCGACACGTCGGCGAAGGCTGGAACGGCGTCACCGCCGTGGTCAGCGCGAACATCTGCTCGCCCCATCCCGGCTGA